A region of Candidatus Wallbacteria bacterium DNA encodes the following proteins:
- a CDS encoding DUF58 domain-containing protein, translating to MNLETTLERKILYSLLVHFTKVGVLLFFSLILTTLAACISLDVPEYYLFAGLFFTFFVSLIYQFTHRRKVEVSREKKITASAGTVCTLNFRVKNSSKKGIFDLYLEFFHLPDQLEQQPADRTPYLAGGETAGLQLRLLPRKRGIYQMVRLAAYTTYPFNLMRAFCGESILESLIVLPSFKSLRGLSIPSGKKYQPGGVMLTSSVGESPEYIGNREYRPGDSTRRIDFRAWARLQKPVVRDYMEEFFSRVALVLDTYLPGKKKIQPDGNPAFEAAVSLVAAISEVLFREEYLVDFFAAGPDLYVFRAGRNLAHLDNMLEILACINETRTNPFDTLLPRLSEELKGVSSLIFVFLAWDDERRKLVRAALESGCAVRVFVVGEAHFAGYLTGLEGAGEITMLSPEQVGNLDLI from the coding sequence ATGAATCTTGAGACTACCCTGGAACGGAAAATTCTATATTCACTGCTGGTTCATTTTACCAAAGTCGGAGTTCTGCTTTTTTTCAGTCTGATCCTGACTACGCTGGCTGCCTGCATTTCTCTGGATGTACCTGAATATTACCTTTTTGCAGGTTTGTTCTTTACATTTTTCGTCAGCCTGATTTATCAGTTTACTCATAGAAGGAAAGTGGAAGTCAGCCGGGAAAAAAAAATCACGGCCTCGGCAGGAACGGTCTGTACATTGAATTTCCGGGTCAAAAACAGCTCAAAGAAAGGGATTTTCGACCTGTACCTTGAGTTCTTCCATCTGCCTGATCAACTGGAACAGCAGCCAGCTGACCGTACTCCATATCTTGCCGGCGGGGAAACAGCCGGACTGCAGCTGAGATTGCTTCCCAGAAAGCGGGGAATTTATCAGATGGTAAGGCTTGCGGCTTACACTACTTATCCTTTCAACCTGATGCGTGCTTTCTGTGGTGAATCTATTCTGGAATCACTGATCGTGCTGCCTTCTTTTAAATCCCTGCGGGGACTGTCAATCCCATCCGGAAAAAAATATCAGCCCGGTGGAGTGATGCTGACATCCAGCGTCGGAGAATCCCCGGAATATATCGGGAATCGGGAATACAGGCCGGGTGATTCCACGCGCAGGATTGACTTCCGGGCCTGGGCCAGACTGCAGAAACCAGTAGTGCGCGATTATATGGAGGAGTTTTTCAGCCGGGTGGCGCTGGTACTTGATACATATCTGCCCGGGAAAAAGAAAATCCAGCCTGACGGGAATCCTGCTTTTGAAGCCGCAGTGTCGCTGGTGGCGGCTATCTCAGAAGTCCTTTTCAGGGAGGAATATCTGGTGGATTTTTTTGCGGCTGGACCGGATTTGTATGTGTTCCGTGCCGGTAGAAATCTCGCCCACCTCGATAACATGCTGGAAATCCTGGCCTGCATCAATGAAACGAGAACCAATCCATTTGACACATTGCTGCCCAGATTGTCTGAAGAACTGAAAGGAGTGTCATCACTGATTTTCGTTTTTCTGGCCTGGGATGATGAACGGAGAAAGCTTGTCCGTGCTGCGCTGGAGTCTGGCTGCGCAGTGAGGGTATTCGTAGTCGGCGAGGCTCATTTTGCCGGATATCTAACCGGTCTTGAGGGAGCAGGAGAAATCACTATGTTATCCCCTGAGCAGGTCGGAAACCTGGACTTGATATGA